In Paenibacillus hexagrammi, the following are encoded in one genomic region:
- a CDS encoding undecaprenyl-phosphate glucose phosphotransferase, protein MIRQSQRFLTQLYAITDFICIQLVFLFSWWLKFNSGWIPFDGPLPFKHYMLWSFIYGALAIGISYFVNFYTPKRRKQFSFEVFKIVQVHLLSLLLLLSILYIFKEVDVSRSYLFLFLVNNILVISFYRYIIKLSLKNMRQKGYNKQYVLILGAGSLGRKFYTNLKKHPELGYEVVGFLDDYQEKHDASYSHYKPIIGKIDELQTILNKLIVDEVIIALPLDAHRKFGTIINVCEKAGVKALIIPDFYDFLPSRPFFDNFADMPLINVRDIPLDELRNRLLKRAFDIVFSSIAIFITSPVMAFIYIGIKITSPGPVIFKQERVGLNRRRFMMYKFRSMKIMPEGASDTQWTVENDPRRTKFGAFLRKTSLDELPQFFNVLFGHMSVVGPRPERPYFVEQFKEEIPKYMVKHHIRPGITGLAQSNGLRGDTSIEERIKHDIFYIENWTFLFDIKIIWKTIVNGFINKNAY, encoded by the coding sequence TTGATCCGCCAGAGCCAGCGTTTTCTAACTCAGTTATATGCGATTACAGATTTCATCTGTATTCAGCTCGTCTTTTTGTTTTCTTGGTGGCTCAAATTTAATAGTGGTTGGATACCCTTTGATGGTCCTTTGCCTTTTAAGCATTATATGCTGTGGAGTTTTATTTATGGGGCATTAGCTATAGGAATTAGTTATTTTGTTAATTTTTATACACCTAAAAGAAGAAAGCAATTTTCATTTGAGGTTTTTAAAATCGTTCAAGTTCATCTGCTTAGTTTGCTTTTGCTTTTGAGTATTTTATATATTTTCAAAGAAGTCGATGTGTCCCGATCCTATCTGTTTCTGTTTCTTGTAAATAATATATTGGTCATTAGCTTTTACAGGTATATAATCAAGCTTTCTTTAAAGAACATGAGGCAAAAAGGCTATAACAAGCAATATGTATTAATTCTAGGGGCAGGATCATTAGGGCGTAAATTCTATACAAATCTTAAGAAGCATCCGGAATTGGGCTATGAGGTTGTGGGTTTTCTCGACGATTATCAGGAGAAGCACGATGCTTCATACTCTCACTACAAGCCGATTATCGGGAAGATTGATGAACTGCAAACAATTCTAAACAAGCTTATTGTTGATGAAGTCATCATTGCTCTGCCTCTAGATGCACACAGGAAGTTTGGAACGATTATTAACGTATGTGAGAAAGCCGGCGTCAAAGCATTAATTATTCCCGATTTCTATGATTTTCTTCCCTCTCGTCCATTCTTTGATAATTTTGCAGATATGCCTTTAATTAATGTGAGAGACATACCTCTTGATGAACTGAGAAACAGGCTGTTGAAGAGAGCATTCGATATTGTTTTTTCTTCAATCGCGATATTCATTACATCACCTGTTATGGCCTTCATCTACATCGGTATCAAAATCACCTCACCAGGCCCCGTTATCTTCAAACAAGAACGCGTAGGTCTGAACCGCAGGCGGTTCATGATGTATAAGTTCCGAAGTATGAAGATCATGCCGGAGGGGGCGTCGGATACCCAGTGGACGGTCGAGAACGACCCGCGGCGGACGAAGTTTGGAGCCTTTTTACGCAAGACCAGCTTGGATGAGCTGCCTCAGTTCTTTAATGTTCTATTCGGACATATGAGTGTTGTAGGACCTAGGCCCGAGCGTCCATATTTCGTTGAACAGTTCAAGGAAGAAATACCGAAGTATATGGTTAAACATCATATTAGACCTGGTATTACCGGATTAGCTCAAAGCAACGGATTAAGAGGCGATACGTCCATCGAAGAACGCATTAAGCACGACATTTTCTATATTGAGAATTGGACTTTTTTGTTTGATATCAAAATCATCTGGAAAACCATTGTCAACGGCTTCATCAATAAAAATGCATATTAA
- the istA gene encoding IS21 family transposase, protein MYFSILGMKEQGLKITQIARKLEVSRNTVYKFLEMNPDEFSKYLEQLETRQKKLDGYESSILQWLREYPDLSAAQIHDWLKERFQVQNISEGTVRNYVRDLRKKYNIPKVMQARQYEAVQDPPPGYQLQVDFGETKLRNLQGNLVRLWFMGFVLSHSRHKYVQWLDRPFTTKDVVDMHEEAFAFFGGIPQEIVYDQDHLLLTSENHGDLLFTHEFASYVKQRDFRIRMCRKQDPESKGRIENVVKYVKRNFARHRLFANLDRLNEDCVAWLHRTGNAKIHHTTKKIPAEVYALEKEHLRPVHTKINSLPPSITRTVRKDNTIWYEGNRYSVPLGTYDGTDKQVSIQVTEMGRLAIRDLDSGQLLAEHPLATGNGQLVQNTNHKRDRTKGIAAYIQTVAEAFPDPTAASPFLNEIYNRKPRYIRDQLQLIQRALEPAEPDAVTKALGYCIKHRLYRATDFADAVEHYKRPRPPEIPSEAPLKLLSDQDQSKRKVKPQIREFDAYKAILTGGQR, encoded by the coding sequence ATGTACTTCTCCATACTCGGAATGAAGGAGCAGGGCTTAAAGATCACACAAATTGCACGAAAGCTAGAGGTATCCAGAAATACGGTGTACAAGTTCTTGGAAATGAATCCAGATGAATTTAGTAAATATTTGGAACAACTGGAGACTAGACAAAAGAAGTTAGATGGATATGAATCGTCCATTCTACAATGGTTGCGGGAATATCCCGACCTGTCGGCTGCTCAAATTCACGACTGGCTCAAGGAACGGTTTCAGGTGCAGAACATTTCAGAGGGAACAGTGCGAAACTACGTAAGGGACCTTCGGAAAAAGTACAACATCCCCAAAGTCATGCAAGCCAGACAATACGAGGCTGTACAAGATCCTCCTCCGGGTTATCAGCTACAAGTAGACTTCGGGGAAACAAAGCTCCGGAATCTTCAGGGAAATTTGGTGCGGTTGTGGTTCATGGGATTCGTCTTGTCCCATTCCAGGCATAAATATGTACAGTGGTTGGACCGTCCCTTTACTACGAAGGATGTGGTGGATATGCATGAGGAAGCGTTCGCATTCTTCGGTGGGATCCCGCAGGAGATTGTTTACGACCAGGACCATCTGCTTCTTACCAGCGAGAATCATGGAGATTTGTTATTCACGCATGAGTTTGCAAGTTATGTTAAGCAGCGGGATTTTCGAATCCGAATGTGCAGGAAACAAGATCCTGAAAGTAAAGGCCGCATCGAAAATGTAGTCAAGTATGTAAAGCGAAACTTCGCAAGGCATCGCCTCTTCGCTAACCTAGACAGGCTCAATGAAGACTGTGTAGCTTGGCTCCATCGCACGGGAAATGCCAAGATCCATCACACCACTAAAAAAATACCGGCCGAAGTCTATGCTCTTGAAAAAGAGCACCTCCGCCCGGTCCACACAAAAATAAACTCGCTACCACCAAGTATAACAAGGACCGTTCGGAAGGACAACACCATTTGGTATGAAGGAAACCGGTATTCAGTTCCGCTTGGAACCTATGACGGGACAGACAAGCAAGTGAGTATTCAGGTTACGGAAATGGGGCGCCTAGCGATTCGAGATCTGGACAGCGGGCAACTATTGGCCGAACATCCACTGGCCACAGGCAATGGACAACTCGTTCAGAACACCAATCACAAACGAGATCGAACGAAGGGCATTGCAGCCTACATCCAAACCGTAGCGGAAGCATTCCCAGACCCAACAGCGGCTAGCCCCTTCCTAAACGAGATTTACAACCGTAAGCCCCGGTACATTAGGGACCAATTACAGCTCATTCAGCGTGCTTTGGAGCCCGCAGAGCCGGATGCTGTAACGAAGGCTTTGGGTTACTGTATCAAACACCGTTTGTATCGGGCAACCGACTTTGCTGATGCAGTGGAGCATTACAAGAGGCCGAGACCACCGGAAATTCCCTCAGAAGCTCCTCTAAAACTGCTAAGCGATCAAGATCAGTCCAAGCGTAAAGTCAAGCCCCAAATTCGGGAGTTCGACGCCTACAAGGCCATTCTTACGGGGGGACAGCGATGA